In the Sebastes fasciatus isolate fSebFas1 chromosome 12, fSebFas1.pri, whole genome shotgun sequence genome, AAAGCTATGATTGCAGTGAGTCTGTACAAGAGCATCAGCTGAACATCTGCAATGTAAAACGTTGTTGTTATGAATCTTGAACCTCCTCAGACCTTAATCCAGTCTGGAGCCGTACACCTCCACCTCACAGAGGAGCAGGTTCTCGCTTCTTCCAGGAATGACGATGTTAACGTAGCGACCGTCCATCCCGTTACACTGGAAGGTTTCAGTAAAACCTGTTGGGATGCTTGAGATCACGGCACACCTAGCAAAGGAAGAAGTGACTTTGTTAACTCATAATATGATCATTTGAGTAAATGGGTACTCTCAGAAGGATGTCTCATTTTGAGTTTTGAGTGTTAATGGTACTATTCtgctaaatattatataaagttACTGCTAAGTTATGCCAAACCTATGTTCTTTGATTATTTTACTGAACATAAATGTGTTCCAAACAAACCCAATGACAGATATCCATTAATCACAAACTTGGACATTAACTTACCTGAGATtgctgttgccattgttttgaAGAGAATCTCCAATTCGGATCTCAGCTCCAACAAGATGTAAGACAGGATCACCGGAGTTGGTTATGATGACAGAAAACACTTTATGGGTTTTGATCAGGTCCAGTCGCCACCAGGGGCTGAAGTCTTTGCTTGTGTGAGTACAAGAAGCTTGGTGCGTGGCACGATTCCCATCTATAGCATTATATGCAATGCCTGTATCATGCAGTGAAGACTGAGTAGCTTTTCCTTGGAGTGCCAGGTTCTCTTCTGTATAAAGGACATATTTGCAAACATCAGCACTGATAATTAGTTTTTCTTTATACTCTCTGCAGAACAAAGTGGCCCCAATATGTCTCGGAAGTGAAATTCACAACTATTTGCATACAATGTTGAGAGGAGAGGTCATGGAGTTTTGTGGATGCCTGTCCACTTTGCAAAGAAGAGATCTATTATTAACAGGAAGTGCATACATTTTTGCCACTTTcttcattgaaatgaatgcagTTCAAACTCTGTTGTGGTGCATCATCTAGAAAATCACATCTTGCATGGCTTCAGACACATATTGAACTCTCACCAGTTGGGGCACGGTACCCGTAGACTTCCACTTCGCAGAGTGTAAGGACTCGTTTTAAACCAGGTAGGACCACAGTCACGTAACGTCCCTCCAAAAGTCTGGTAAAAGTAATATTTAAAGACCTGCCTGCTGGGATATGAGGAATTACACCAAccctaaaagagagagaggaagcagtgcatgcatttgttttatAACTGCAGTACTTGAAAGGTATAATGTAAGAAATAATACTAACACTTAACCTGCTGGAAAAAGAGTAGAGGCAGTCTTTCACACAGTAAATGCTACATGTTCAATGAGTGTGGCTATAGACGGGTTTCTGTGCAACATCATCACAGAGATGCGCGCGCAGCTAGGGGGGCAGAAAGGATGGCATATCTAGCAGAGTGAAGCTCCAGCAGAGATGACAAGGAGTTGTTGTGCAGTAAACTGCAGCAACCGCAGAAAAGATggattgaaaatgtttaatattcagAGGGAATCACGTGCCTTTgctaaaaacagaaggagattaTGGATCCAGGCCTGATGGTAGGTAGCAGGTGTTCATGGCGAGCTGTCATGCTCCACAGATCGATAAAAATGAACTGATCAGCAACAGGGTGATCAACCCACACTCTGaagaaataattatatatatttagcgACTATGCCTTAAAACTTAAAAGTGATGCAAGACTTTGTTACAACTCTAAATTGCTGTAACGTTACGCGACTATGGCGAGGAAAGCTCACTCTGGCATGCCGTAACGTTACATTTGGAAGGGAAGACGTCTGGTAGTCTACCGGGACAGCTGCTCCTCCACCCCTGGTGTCTAATGTTGATGTTTATCTGCCCAACATacaaagagctgctgtgtgactggttgTACTAATAACAAGACCAAAATCCAAGTTGTTGAGTAAAGATTGTCTGGCGGCGGTCATCAAGAGGGGCTCACTAAACTTCAACTCTGACCGGATTATCAACCAAACAGATCCTGGTCACCCAAGTCAAATCACACTTAACTTTATGTCTGATCTAACGTTACCCATTTCATAacaggtaataataataatcaaatatcATACTAAAACGTCATATGATAATGGTATCTGTTGGTTGGACTCTGCAGGGGTCTAGTGTAGTCAACAAGAATGTACAAACAACTGACTGCGGTTTTGCCCTCTGAATGCGCACGCACCCAGTAATGTTTGTATACAAGAAACCCGTCTAGAATTTAGTCCATCATCTACTAACTAATAGATCATAAGATGAGCTGCATCAGCTCAACAATTTCATTACGTTCACTCACACTGGGTTTGCGGCACCATTGTCCTGTAAAGAACTGCCGATGTGAACCTCTGCCCCATCGAGTCTTTCTGCACAGCAGTCTCCTCTGTTGGTGATGATAACGGAGGTGACGATGTAGGACTCCAGCAGGTCCACTCTCCACCAGGGGTTGGCCTGTACAACAGTGTGGGTGCATGATCCAGCCAGGTAGTTGGATTCACGATTTCCATCAATAGCATTGTAGGCATCCCCATACAAGTCCCCATAACGCACCGACTGGGTCGCTTTTCCACGCAAGGCCACATTTTCTGCAAATGAGACAGTTGAAAtatgcattaaaatgtttgatggaaaaatgtttgtaaattacTAAACCTGCAATAATCTATttgtttggccacttgggggcagcagaaacacgTTGGGAACACAACATTGATATATTATCACCTTTTGAGTTTATCTGGCGAACTTGTttgcaaacagttgcttattaaCACAAAACTAACTATTTGACGGCACCAGGAATAACAACTGGTGTCTGATAGTGTCTTATAAAAAAGTACAAtgtaccaataccagtacccttaaagtgatgCCGATACCAATAGAGTATACTTCATCCGATACCCGTCATGTGAATAGAAGCTGTGTCTAGCTAATCACCGCAGCACTGCACAGCGCTCATGTTGCCATTGTTAGCACTGTtcgcgctgttagcaccgttagctgctaacACCATTGGCTTCTAGCCGCCAGCGCAGGTATCTCCATGTTCAGAGCCGCGTGCAGACAAGCAATCTCGGCTATATGGGTTGTAGCTGCTACAGTAGTGGGCCAATCACCTGTCACATGATCACCTGACTAGTTttgatactacttggtactgggttatttcaGTTGACACCTTAAAGGTGTCTGATATGGCTTTACCACAAAAAAGTTCACATAACTAGTTAAAATTCTTGGAATTACATTTAATCATTCTGCCTCACTGGAAAATTCTGAacctatgtatatatataataattataaatatcaaacgtttagataagataagatgatatacttttattgtccccaTGGGGACATTTTTCCTGGACAccgtccaactgcagttacaaacactaataaacgattccacataagacagggaaacagtttcacagaaaaggatgtttcaacacatacacagtccacgtacataatggcacataccatcacacacaccatggcaggtattgcacccagGTAGTGCACTGCATCGCCTACCGTcttgcccatattgcacagacaatagcccaatactaaacagatgcaacatattgcaaCTAACTGTTGGACACACTATGTCTCTAGTGTACGTACACTGGAGGCTTCAGgtttccacatcacacttgTGTAAGTTGCATACTGGACCATGATTGGCTCCAAagcagttgtgatgtcacaaaatcacCTCATACGTCTTACAAGCTGATATTCTTTACTccttcagcagatgaatgtgaaaacaaccttctagtgtcaaactgcacatacatcattctacacagtgaagctcaaacattcactttattgttttataacagAGATATCACAGATATAGCCAGATCATACTTACGATAGGTGTAAGCAGAGCACGTTCCCAGAAGGAGCAGCAAAAGCAGAACTGAACTGTGGTTCATTGTTCTGGTTGAGACAAGCAAGAGAGTCAATAATAGAATTACACAgaagaaataaacattattattattattattattactgtatgaAATTCATCCCAGACCTACAACAATATTTGCTCCAGAAGTTAGATATCCAAAGTGcatcaaaattaaaataactgTTATACGATGAATAACTGGTGGCAATTAAGAAACTACATGTGTTTAGCCTTAACTGTCAGTGCACAGTAAGCAGACAGAAATTAAATAACCCTCCAAACTGGATATTTAAAAACATGGTTATTCAATTAAACATATACTtcatacaaaaaaaactcagaagAAGACAAGGAGCAGCTGCTTAAGATGTGTTGCTGAATGAATATGATTTGATGAGAACCACACAGGGATATTTATGTGCACATCTTATCATGGcacatgttgttgtttattgatgATTTACCACAGATGACTAGTCTTTGCCCTCGTATGTAGATAAGGCAAACAGACACAAGACTTTCACTGAGGAGATCGCTgtttgtcccgtgtgaaacgaAAAGTTAATGTAGCATTATGTAAGAAAGTCTGCTATAAAAGCGGTCGTTATTTATTTACGCTtattacattacgttgttacggttgttattttaacacaaaccatgatctttttttccaaccttaaagtggcaatctggcagattttaatttaaataaaagtcgGTTTAATGCTCCAGGgataatgtatttttgtagaccaGCCAGCAAGATAGCATTGcacgggttccctcgacaaaagccaattggatttttccattggattttggattattgcagtaaataaactctgtgacaaacacacgtttatgatacttcggtgttttgttctgtaagataatcttcacaaatgaacaccacttttatgatttttgaagcgtaaatgcaatcaccagaagtaaaaagctaacgttataaacaaactacaccacagtcgcatgagCATGAGAATACACAATAAGGCTGTAATAATGGACGAGTCAgcatgatgacgttttgtagtcttATTTAGCCATTTGTTAgcaaccgtcttttttaagaccgataaaggcttcaaaagtcacgagtgggatatttactgacatattttatgttgtagaacaaaacgttaaaatctcttcagcttgtgttaccttatttcaggcatctaactaaaaacccattcaaaaaactcattgacttctagacgagggaaccggaagtgctaaaatgcaaactcCTTTCTGGGTTttgggactcattcctgtaacaCTCTTTATGGCACACTGATGAGTATTGTAATGATGAAAATGTGGGGGAAGGTCTCTATCTCCCTGTGGACACTCGAAGGGAAGAATTCTGACGTACTTGATGACGTTCACCTGTGTCAGAGGGTGTGGAGGATCACATTAGGAACAAAAACGTGCATCGAACGGCCGGATGGCACCTGGGCTTTTGCCCGGGGCTGTGGCACTGTGACGTGAGGGTGCTGTTTGCAAGTGTTGCTGACAGGGAAGACATCAGGCAGGGGGTCCGTTCCTGTGTTAGGAAGAGAGGCTGCCTCCTTTTAGGTAGAGAGGGATCGCGGACAAGTAAGTGCCTTTGCCTGGGCTTCGTGGTTTATTATGATAAAAACATAATACATATGCACGcacgtacacacaaacacaaacacacaaacacagttattAATGGCATGCAAGAATAAGTAACTTATGTTATGTTTACCAGTAAGCTGTTATAACAttgctgataataaaaaaatattattttcccaCTAGTGTAGAAAGACTCACCAATCGCGTCGTGCAGCCTATGGCCACAGCACTGCAGTCTGGTCCACTTATTCAGGCTCACAGCTTTGGTGATGTTAGCCCCGTTATCGGTGGTGACGCACACTTGTCGAGCTTCTTTTAAGTTCCATGACAAGAGAGCATCCTTTAAACCTTGCGCGATTATCTCGACCATGTGATCATCCGGGAAGAAACTCGTTTTTAAGGCAATTACTCTTCAACTCCCAGTTGTGGATGTAATGTACAGTGATACTCAGGTTTGCGATAAAGTCCTTTTATACACCACACGGGGGACAACCCGCGTTACATTGACTATATTCGATGTATCGCCCACCACTACTCTTTTCAGTTactctttacttttctcatactggctggctgcagctcctcttttcaccctctgtctgaaacgctctgtttgaggtCCAACCCCTTCCAGCCTCACAAGGTCAAGATGATGATAAAGGCAGTAAGATTCAGTATAGCTTTGTTTAGAATATTTGGAGGGATCTTCACAGTTGGTGTTTTAGCCATAAATGGATGTTAGAATTCATAAGCAAGTTTGGTTTGAACATTGGTATGTTTgacaaaagagggaaaaaaactaCGAATTGTCTCCGCCCCCccatagtatagaatagtagaGTCAAATTAACACTGCACTTATAACCCATTTTCTCATAGCTAGCTAGCTGAGAGTAAGCTTGGAGCTCGGCTCcataccatatactgtatatatatatataaatgttaatTTTCAGTTTGCAAAAAAGTTGGTCAatagaaagaaaatgttttcttttaatcatatCATATCCAgtagcagaaaaacaaaaacaaaaccaacaggTTACATTACAACATTAGTtgaactagtgcagtgcccgttcggccgattgcttggcctccgctatcgctgcttgcagctttctcgagaatcgctcatccaaacaacttcacactcgacactgTGCTTCTTTGGGTTCTCAGCAATACACATGCCAAGTGTGAGGTTGATCGGATGAAAGGTTGTCGAGAAACCTGAAGGacatacatacattcatacatacatacatacagtatataggctCCTTCCATTTTAGTTAGATGTACATTGCAACAATGCAAACATGCACTTTTATTATGCGTTTTCCTTTTATAggctactgtttgttttgaaaaatacacaaaatataaCAGTTGTACTTCCTGGTCAgataaacacaaagacaaaacagTAAAATTAGAGAATAGTAATGTTGCTGCTACATCGCCAGATGGATCATAAGTATAAGGTGCAGTAACACGGAGCAAGTAATTTATATACCAATGGCCATTTTGTGGGAAATGTATCCCTCTAAGCTATGATTGCAACAGGAGTCTGTACAAGAGCATCAGCTGAACATCTGCAATATAAAATGTCATTGTTATAAATTTTGAATCTCCTCAGACCTAATCCAGTCTGGAGCCGTACACCTCCACCTCAGAGAGGACCAGGTATTCGCTTCTTCCAGGAATGACGATGTTAACGTAGCGACCGTCCATCCCGTTACACTGGAAGGCTTCGGTAAAACCTCCAGTGATGCTTGAGATCACAGCACACctagaggaagaaaaaaatactttgttaacTCATCAAATGATCATTTCAATAAATACTCTAAAGGTACTAAATCAtttgataaatacaaattattgtTAAGTCACAGGCGGCAACCCCCGGttcagaagtgaagccaatacgaTAGTGCCCTAAACTTGCattgttgcaaaaagaagtccgattgtatagaagtctatgagaaaatgagcctgcttctcacttgatttattacctaatctctagtttcaagtcttcttcaatacagcatgatgttcatttagtaaattatggtcccatttagagtcaaatagaccataaagcaggggatgctttagggcgcggctaccttgtgattgacaggtcgctaccacggcgttgtcccgTCTGGGAGTTGCCTGCACTttcgtcttaaaactttaaccctttcaaagagtgttttcagttcatgaaaagttaattgtaacattttgatcgcctaaaaatatcttattcagcaatcagttgtacttaactccaccctctcgtgtcactttttgttgcaaaaaatcaagatggcgacggccaaaaaccaagatggcgatggccaaaatgccagactcgaagcttcaaaatagcagtccacaaaccaatgggtgacgtcacggtgactacgtccacttcttatatacaagtTATGCCAAACCcctattctttgattttttttaattgaagatAAAAGTGTTCCAAACAAACCGAATGACAGATATCCATTAATCACAAAGTTATAGTTATACTACTATTTAAGTTAATAACTGTAACCAACCTGGGATTgttgttgccattgttttcaaGAGAGTCTCCAATTAGGATCTCGGCTCCATTTATTCGAAAAGGCTCATTACTATAGTTGGTTATGTTGACAGAAAACACTTTATGGGTTTTGCCCAGGTCCAGTCGCCACCAGGGATTCGAGTTTAAGCCTGTGTGACTGCAAGAACCCTGGCTCCAGGAGGCAGCACGATTCCCATCTATAGCATTATATGCAATGCCTGTAGAATGCAGTGATGACTGAGTAGCTTTTCCTTGGAGTGCCAGGTTCTCTCCTGCATAAAGGACACATTTGCAAACATCAGCACTGATAATTAGTTTTCCTTTATACTCTCTGCAGAACAAAGTGACCTCCAGTGGGAAGAAGAAACTGCAGTAAAAGATGGAGAAGTCATGGAAAGTTGTGAGCATGCCTGTTGTTTATTTGGACATTTAGCTCAAATAGATACAACTTTGCAAAGAAGAGATGTATTAGTAACAGGAAGTGCATGCATTTAGCCCGTTTTCAACGGTATAGTTCAAACGGTGTGTCCGCGACTATATAAAAAATGAGTCAGAAGCATCACCTAGAAAATCACATCTTGTGGCTTCAGCCACATATTCAGTTCTCACCAGTTGGGGCACGGTATCCGTAGACTTCCACTTCGCAGAGTGTAAGGACTCGTTTTAAACCAGGTAGAACCACAGTCACATAACGTCCCTCCACAAGTCTGGtaaaagtaatttttaaagaCCTGCCTGCTGGGATATTAGGAATTACGGCAGCCCTAAAAGAGATAGAGGAAGCAGtacatgtatttgttttataacGGCAGTATGAAAGGTAGcaacataaagtaaaaaataacacCAACACTTAACCTGCTTGAAAAAGAGTAGAGTCAGTATTTCACACAGCAAATGCCACATGTGCAATGAGTGTGGCTATCATTTAGTGCACCACTAGTTAATAGATCATAAGATGAGCTGCGTCAGGATGTGGGTGGCTTACATCTGCCCAACAAAATCCTGGGTGAAACCGTGTATTTAAGAAGTCATTACGTTCACTCACACTGGGTTTGAGGCACCATTGTCCTGTAAAGAGTTGCCAATGTGAACCTCTGCCCCGTCAAGTCTTTCTGCACAACAGTCTCCTCTGTTGGTGATGATGACGGAGGTGACGATGTAGGATTCCAGCAGGTCCACTCTCCACCAGGGGTTGGTATGTTCAACAGTGTGGGTGCATGATCCAGCCCCGTAGTTGGATTCACGATTTCCATCAATAGCATTGTAGGCATCCCCATTCCCATAACGGTCTGACTGGGTCGCTTTTCCACGTAAGGCCACATTTTCTGTGAATGAGACAGTTGAAATACACATTACAGAGACAGTGtcaggatttggcgacatctagtggtgtggttgcagattgcaaccaactgagtacccctccgctcactcctccctttccaagactgcggtaacgtgagccggcgagtgcaaaaccgtggtagcgccgttcgcctcgctcagaggccatccttaccataataacactactgtaggaagaacggaagtcagacagcggctggcacCCAAGGTTTTGCattctgcggctcacgttaccgcagtttcacaatcgtgttggagaactacagtggacttcaggtaacgtaaaaacgcaactggctctctctagagacagtgtttgttttttctgcttTGGGTTACTttagcaacatggcagactccgggaagagaacccgctccctgtgtagatatgaaggactcattctaagctaacgaataaacaacgattcttagttctggtgattatacactattgaaaacatacagtagttctgaatattatatttcattccTGTTAATAGATCCCCAGAAATGTATCACCaaacattttaaaggaatatcCCGTGATATCCTGCCACAACctattttttggccacttgggggcagcagaaacaggttgtgaacacaacattcacatatcatcaccttttaagttgatatgatGAACCTGTTTTTAAACAGTTGCTTATTGACACATAACTAAATCTCCATTCGTCAGCACCAGAATTCTTTTTAGCTGTATCTGTTAAAAATCCCCGAGACatgttttaagacattttttgtttAAGCTCGTCCTCAAAAAAGTTCAATTAAgttcaatatttttttcatttcaaaagtgCAATCTTCAGCTTCAATAAAGAGTTAATTCCAGTGTATGTTAACTGGAGGCTTCAGgtttccacatcacacttgTGTAAGTTGCATACTGGACCATGATTGGCTGCAAAGTCGTTGTGATTTCACAAAATCACCTCATACGTCTTACAAGCTGAGATTTTTACTccttcagcagatgaatgtgaaaacaaccTTCTAGTGTCAAACTGCACATACATCATTCTACACAGTGAAGCTCAAACATTCACTTTAATGTTTCATAACAGAGATATTACAGATATATAGCCAGATCATACTTACGATAGGTGTAAGCAGAGCACGTTCCCAGAAGGAGCAGCAAAAGCAGAACTGAACTGTGGTTCATTGTTCTGGTTAAGACAAACAAGAGAGTCAATAATAGAATTACACAgaagaaataaacattattattattactgtatgaAATTTATCCCAGACCTACAACAATATTTGCTCCCGAAGTTAAAAATCCAATGtgcatcaaaataaaataactcaTATAAGAGGAATAACTGGTGGCAAATAAGAAACTACACGTATAGTCTTAACTGTCAGTGCACAGTAACCAGACAGAAATTAAATAACCATCCAGACTGGATATTTAAAAACATGATTATTCAATTAAACATATACTTCATACCTTGACTTGCAAAAAAAACTCAGAAGAAGACGAGGAGCAGCTGCTTAAGATGTGTTGCTGAATGAATATGATTTGATGAGAACCACACAGGGATATTTATGTGCACATCTTATCATGGCACATGCTGTTGTTTATTGATGATTTACCACAGATGACTAGTCTTTGCCCTCGTATGTAGATAAGGCATAGGTAGATGATTCCTTTGATTTTGTAGATTCAGGATTCAATACTTTATTGCCACATCAACAGCTACTACTCATtgaaacataataaaatatacAGCCATAACAACAGAACACAGGACAAGAcaagtgaaaataaataaaggaaataacacAGTATAGCAGCTCATTGAGAAAGTATGAAGTGTATTAAATCAACTAAAGCTTAGCTATATCCTTAACTGAAACAGAATCTAAACAATAGTGGAAATTGTGCATTGTGTGTTGTGCAAACAATTTTGTCCAACTGTTTTTTCTCTTTGGCTGTGGTGCCCATGCTGGAATATAAAAGGTAAGGGATCCAGTCACAGCCTGATAGAACTGAAGCATCCCCTCTCAATGATCTAAACGTCTTGGTTTGCCTCATGAAGAAAAGTCTCTGGTGGGCCTTTTTGGATGATGGAGATGGTGTCGTCCACTTCAGACAAGAGGAGATGGTGTAAACCTGCTCCACCTTCTGGTCTTGGATGTACACAGGGACAAACTCTCTTCAGCCAGGTCTGATATCAgctgacatactgtatgatcCGTTCAATACGTTCACAGCTGGACAGGCTCTTATTATGTGTTTTGCTTtaccttttgttttgaaaaaatgtGCCACATGT is a window encoding:
- the LOC141778617 gene encoding uncharacterized protein LOC141778617; translation: MKTMNHSSVLLLLLLLGTCSAYTYQNVALRGKATQSVRYGDLYGDAYNAIDGNRESNYLAGSCTHTVVQANPWWRVDLLESYIVTSVIITNRGDCCAERLDGAEVHIGSSLQDNGAANPVVGVIPHIPAGRSLNITFTRLLEGRYVTVVLPGLKRVLTLCEVEVYGYRAPTEENLALQGKATQSSLHDTGIAYNAIDGNRATHQASCTHTSKDFSPWWRLDLIKTHKVFSVIITNSGDPVLHLVGAEIRIGDSLQNNGNSNLRCAVISSIPTGFTETFQCNGMDGRYVNIVIPGRSENLLLCEVEVYGSRLD
- the LOC141778614 gene encoding uncharacterized protein LOC141778614: MNHSSVLLLLLLLGTCSAYTYQNVALRGKATQSDRYGNGDAYNAIDGNRESNYGAGSCTHTVEHTNPWWRVDLLESYIVTSVIITNRGDCCAERLDGAEVHIGNSLQDNGASNPVAAVIPNIPAGRSLKITFTRLVEGRYVTVVLPGLKRVLTLCEVEVYGYRAPTGENLALQGKATQSSLHSTGIAYNAIDGNRAASWSQGSCSHTGLNSNPWWRLDLGKTHKVFSVNITNYSNEPFRINGAEILIGDSLENNGNNNPRCAVISSITGGFTEAFQCNGMDGRYVNIVIPGRSEYLVLSEVEVYGSRLD